The genomic region attctttacattttttatcattttcttacgactttataaaatttctattttttttctatatttctatatagtttataatatttttctaatttttaataaaattaaatatttcttatatttttattaaaatttaatatagtttataatttttatttttttaattttttttgccacatgtcatGCTATAGTTGTGATATGtggtgattttaattaaaaaaataggggcAGTTAGCTTTAACGATCAAATGGCTTTTTGGATGCATTTTagcaattgagtgaaaaaaaaagtaggggcctaattgcttttttgaaaatgtttgagtgtctttttaatgcattttgatagttcaagtacctaattgagtgaaaaacaacaataagggcttaattattttttttttgaaaatgttttaaggccttttaatatattttgaaagtttaagtatccaattgagtgaaaaacagagatttaattattgtttttgaaaagtttgtGAACTTTTTACACCATTTAGCCTAAAAAAAGTAGAGAGATATAATGTCTAAAAATAAAGTAaggacttaaattttaaattctagaAGATTACAGGGTCCTTTCACATATTTAAACCCTTCAAATATATTTTCCGGTAAGAACTATAATTAAAGTACCACGTGTCGAGTTACTGTGTTCCAAATTAATATAGAGGTCACGTCATGCTACAAGCAATTGCTCCCATAGTTCTTTCttaaagaacaaataaataaatgcttcCCCTGACGCTTTCTCTATGCGAACTTAGGAAAGTAAAGCAGGCAACATGAACCAAAAAACATTGCTTTACCGATCGGACGCCTCCCGGTTCATTGCGTTTCCGTTCTCCAAACCCGACGGAAGAGATGCAAAGACCAAATCTTCACGCTGGTCCAAGGTCAGTTCAGAATCGTCATCATCTCCGACCAACGATCCCGATTTTTCAGCTCTCCCTTTCGACATATTAACGAAAATCGCGGCGCCGTTTAATTTCCCGAATCTTCTAGCGGCGTCTCTGGTGTGTAGGTCTTGGGGGGACGCGCTTCGGGCTTTGAGGGAAGCCATGGTACTACTGCGTCAGGGGAAGCAGTTCAAGCACGGTCGAGGCGGTGTTGGACGCAATTTGGAGAAAGCTCTCGTCTCTTTTCTGAAAGGCGCTGCGCGTGGCTCCACGCTTGCCATGGTCGATGCGGGGCTCATTTACTGGGAAAGGGGTCAGAAGGAAGAGGCGATTGCTCTTTATCAAAAAGCTGCTGCCCTTGGTGACGCTGCTGGCCAGTGCAATCTCGGAATTTCATACTTGAACagtattttctctttttttttttaatcgaaATTCATCAACTTTTTCTCAAATACTAGCTTATAATTTAATGCCATACAGTTTGAATTCTTTTTAACGATATCCAGCACAACCTCTAAATCATAAGGAAGCTGTAAAATGGTTGCATCAAGCTTCAGTTGGGGGCCATGTTCGAGCTCAATACCAGCTGGCCCTTTGCCTACATCAAGGTCTTGGGGTGGAACAAAATCTTCAGGAAGCAGTAAGGGGTTCTTTGCTTACCGGTTTTAATCATATTCATAAATCGAGCGTGTTGTATTTGAGAAAACTCGGATGATAGGATTTATTTTGTTGGTTACTGTTGTTTATCAGGTTAAATGGTATCTAAAGGCTGCTGAAGGTGGATATGTGCGTGCAATGTATAATGCTTCCCTTTGTTATA from Gossypium raimondii isolate GPD5lz chromosome 1, ASM2569854v1, whole genome shotgun sequence harbors:
- the LOC105785808 gene encoding F-box protein At1g70590 isoform X3, whose amino-acid sequence is MNQKTLLYRSDASRFIAFPFSKPDGRDAKTKSSRWSKVSSESSSSPTNDPDFSALPFDILTKIAAPFNFPNLLAASLVCRSWGDALRALREAMVLLRQGKQFKHGRGGVGRNLEKALVSFLKGAARGSTLAMVDAGLIYWERGQKEEAIALYQKAAALGDAAGQCNLGISYLNTQPLNHKEAVKWLHQASVGGHVRAQYQLALCLHQGLGVEQNLQEAVKWYLKAAEGGYVRAMYNASLCYTFGEGLSHSRRQARKWMKRAADRGHGKAQFEHGLALFSIWL
- the LOC105785808 gene encoding F-box protein At1g70590 isoform X1, whose translation is MNQKTLLYRSDASRFIAFPFSKPDGRDAKTKSSRWSKVSSESSSSPTNDPDFSALPFDILTKIAAPFNFPNLLAASLVCRSWGDALRALREAMVLLRQGKQFKHGRGGVGRNLEKALVSFLKGAARGSTLAMVDAGLIYWERGQKEEAIALYQKAAALGDAAGQCNLGISYLNTQPLNHKEAVKWLHQASVGGHVRAQYQLALCLHQGLGVEQNLQEAVKWYLKAAEGGYVRAMYNASLCYTFGEGLSHSRRQARKWMKRAADRGHGKAQFEHGLALFSEGELLKAIVYLELATRSGETAATHVKNAILQQLSATSRDLALLLTDNWRALPSSR
- the LOC105785808 gene encoding F-box protein At1g70590 isoform X2, which encodes MNQKTLLYRSDASRFIAFPFSKPDGRDAKTKSSRWSKVSSESSSSPTNDPDFSALPFDILTKIAAPFNFPNLLAASLVCRSWGDALRALREAMVLLRQGKQFKHGRGGVGRNLEKALVSFLKGAARGSTLAMVDAGLIYWERGQKEEAIALYQKAAALGDAAGQCNLGISYLNTQPLNHKEAVKWLHQASVGGHVRAQYQLALCLHQGLGVEQNLQEAVKWYLKAAEGGYVRAMYNASLCYTFGEGLSHSRRQARKWMKRAADRGHGKAQFEHGLALFSWQNCVPIPLLYL